The following coding sequences lie in one Oncorhynchus kisutch isolate 150728-3 linkage group LG3, Okis_V2, whole genome shotgun sequence genomic window:
- the LOC116362015 gene encoding collagen alpha-1(IX) chain-like, which translates to MYGLPGQKGDIGEVGPMGMKGLPGLEGPVGTAGIPGLKGAPGGTGFRGLDGDKGDAGPKGDRGSVGASGILGRQGERGQSGLSGLPGVRGQAGPQGIPGEDGEVGLQGVVGKEGSKGHRGTPGHNGKSGPKGPRGRTGQPGLFGIPGILGFRGLIGTEGAEGKPGTQGELGSAGIPGTKGHRVWGEHQDEQVPQVLRVLQESLDKTSVLGHLVIG; encoded by the exons GGTGAAGTCGGGCCAATGGGCATGAAGGGTTTACCAGGCCTTGAAGGGCCCGTG GGGACTGCTGGAATTCCAGGTCTGAAGGGGGCTCCAGGTGGCACA GGCTTCAGAGGACTAGATGGAGACAAAGGAGATGCTGGACCCAAaggagacagg GGTTCTGTTGGTGCATCAGGGATCCTAGGCCGTCAGGGTGAGAGGGGTCAGAGTGGCCTCTCAGGCCTTCCTGGTGTCAGAGGTCAAGCTGGCCCCCAAGGCATTCCG GGTGAAGACGGAGAGGTCGGCCTCCAGGGAGTGGTTGGAAAGGAGGGGTCAAAG GGCCACAGGGGAACTCCAGGCCATAATGGGAAATCGGGACCTAAAGGACCCAGG GGTCGTACTGGACAGCCTGGTCTTTTTGGTATACCTGGAATCCTG GGTTTTAGAGGCCTCATTGGGACTGAGGGTGCAGAAGGAAAGCCTGGTACACAG gGTGAGCTTGGTTCTGCTGGTATTCCTGGAACTAAAGGACACAGA GTCTGGGGGGAGCACCAGGACGAGCAGGTCCCCCAGGTGCTCAG GGTCCTCCAGGAAAGTCTGGACAAGACGTCAGTCCTGGGCCACCTGGTGATAGGGTGA